Proteins found in one Triticum aestivum cultivar Chinese Spring chromosome 4D, IWGSC CS RefSeq v2.1, whole genome shotgun sequence genomic segment:
- the LOC123095632 gene encoding tubulin beta-8 chain, giving the protein MREILHIQGGQCGNQIGAKFWEVICGEHGVDPTGQYTGTAPEQLERMDVYFNEAGGNRYVPRAVLMDLEPGTMDSLRSGPIGAIFRPDNFVYGQSGAGNNWAKGHYTEGAELIDSVLDVVRKEAENSDCLQGFQVCHSLGGGTGSGMGTLLISKIREEYPDRMMLTFSVFPSPKVSDTVVEPYNATLSVHQLVENADECMVLDNEALYDICFRTLKLTNPSFGDLNHLISATMSGVTCCLRFPGQLNSDLRKLAVNLIPFPRLHFFMVGFAPLTSRGSQQYRALTVPELTQQMWDAKNMMCAADPRHGRYLTASAMFRGKMSTKEVDEQMMNVQNKNSSYFVEWIPNNVKSSVCDIPPVGLAMSSTFVGNSTSIQEMFRRVSEQFTAMFRRKAFLHWYTSEGMDEMEFTEAESNMNDLVAEYQQYQDATAEEEYEEEEEPAADQA; this is encoded by the exons ATGAGGGAGATCCTGCACATCCAGGGCGGCCAATGCGGCAACCAGATCGGCGCCAAGTTCTGGGAGGTGATCTGCGGCGAGCACGGCGTCGACCCCACCGGCCAGTACACCGGCACGGCGCCCGAGCAGCTCGAGCGCATGGACGTCTACTTCAACGAGGCCGGCGGCAACCGCTACGTGCCCCGCGCCGTCCTCATGGACCTCGAGCCCGGCACCATGGACTCGCTCCGCTCCGGCCCCATCGGCGCCATCTTCCGCCCGGACAACTTCGTCTACGGCCAGTCCGGCGCCGGCAACAACTGGGCCAAGGGCCACTACACCGAGGGCGCCGAGCTCATCGACTCCGTCCTCGACGTCGTCCGCAAGGAGGCCGAGAACTCCGACTGCCTCCAAG GTTTTCAAGTATGCCACTCTCTTGGCGGAGGCACTGGCTCCGGCATGGGCACGCTGCTCATCTCCAAGATCCGGGAGGAGTACCCTGACCGCATGATGCTCACCTTCTCCGTGTTCCCGTCGCCCAAGGTGTCGGACACGGTGGTGGAGCCCTACAACGCGACACTGTCGGTGCACCAGCTCGTGGAGAACGCCGATGAGTGCATGGTCCTCGACAATGAGGCTCTCTACGACATCTGCTTCCGCACCCTCAAGCTCACCAACCCTTCCT TCGGTGACCTGAACCACCTCATCTCGGCGACGATGAGCGGTGTGACGTGCTGCTTGCGCTTCCCGGGGCAGCTCAACTCGGACCTCCGGAAGCTGGCAGTGAATCTGATCCCCTTCCCGCGGCTGCACTTCTTCATGGTTGGGTTCGCGCCGCTCACGTCCAGGGGCTCGCAGCAGTACCGCGCGCTCACGGTGCCGGAGCTCACACAGCAGATGTGGGACGCCAAGAACATGATGTGCGCGGCGGACCCGCGGCATGGCCGCTACCTCACGGCGTCCGCCATGTTCCGGGGCAAGATgagcaccaaggaggtggacgaGCAGATGATGAACGTGCAGAACAAGAACTCCTCCTACTTCGTGGAGTGGATCCCCAACAACGTCAAGTCCAGCGTCTGCGACATCCCGCCCGTGGGGCTCGCCATGTCCTCCACCTTCGTCGGCAACTCCACCTCCATCCAGGAGATGTTCCGCAGGGTCAGCGAGCAGTTCACCGCCATGTTCCGCCGCAAGGCCTTCCTCCACTGGTACACCAGCGAGGGCATGGACGAGATGGAGTTCACCGAGGCCGAGAGCAACATGAACGACCTCGTCGCCGAGTACCAGCAGTACCAGGACGCCACCGCCGAGGAGGagtacgaggaggaggaggagcccgccGCCGACCAAGCCTGA